The following proteins are co-located in the Pseudomonadota bacterium genome:
- a CDS encoding cation:proton antiporter: protein MEHGHELTDIAIVIAVALGFGLVLGWLRQPAIVGYIVAGVVLGPSGLGLVHDREQIGFLAELGVLLLLFAIGMELSIQAFRAVLKFAVMGTTAQIVISLAVVAVVALLFGWPWQLAVLIGFGVSLSSTAVAIKMLEDVGELRRETGRRAVGILIAQDLAIVPMMLIIATLAPGKEFEPTDLLPLVGAIAFLAFFVWFLGKRGRVRLPFRNLTHGQADLVTLAALGYCFAAAAISGLFGLSTAYGAFLAGLLLGNSTDRKTMQRVTLPIQGVLLMAFFLSIGMLLDLK from the coding sequence ATGGAGCACGGCCACGAACTCACCGATATCGCGATCGTCATCGCCGTGGCGCTGGGGTTCGGGCTGGTGCTGGGCTGGCTGCGCCAGCCGGCCATTGTCGGCTACATCGTCGCCGGCGTGGTGCTGGGTCCAAGCGGCTTGGGCCTGGTCCACGATCGCGAGCAGATCGGTTTTTTGGCCGAGCTCGGCGTGCTGCTGTTGCTGTTCGCGATCGGTATGGAACTCAGCATCCAGGCGTTCCGGGCGGTGCTCAAGTTCGCCGTCATGGGCACGACGGCGCAGATTGTCATCAGTCTCGCCGTGGTCGCCGTCGTTGCCTTGTTGTTCGGCTGGCCGTGGCAACTGGCCGTCTTGATCGGCTTCGGCGTCTCCCTGTCGTCGACAGCCGTCGCCATCAAGATGCTCGAAGATGTCGGTGAGCTCAGGCGCGAGACCGGCCGGCGCGCGGTCGGCATCCTGATCGCCCAGGACCTCGCCATCGTGCCGATGATGCTGATCATCGCCACGCTGGCGCCGGGTAAGGAGTTCGAACCCACTGATCTGCTGCCCTTGGTCGGCGCGATCGCGTTCCTGGCCTTCTTTGTCTGGTTCCTGGGGAAACGCGGCCGGGTCCGTCTGCCGTTCCGCAACCTGACCCACGGCCAGGCCGATCTGGTGACCTTGGCCGCGCTCGGCTACTGCTTCGCGGCAGCGGCGATCAGCGGCCTGTTCGGCCTGTCGACCGCCTATGGCGCGTTCCTGGCCGGCCTGCTGCTGGGCAACAGCACCGACCGCAAGACCATGCAGCGGGTCACCCTGCCGATCCAGGGCGTCCTGCTAATGGCCTTCTTCCTGTCGATTGGCATGCTGCTCGACCTCAAG